A stretch of the Vigna radiata var. radiata cultivar VC1973A chromosome 7, Vradiata_ver6, whole genome shotgun sequence genome encodes the following:
- the LOC106765699 gene encoding two-component response regulator ARR2: MTGSSSSSNEIPEFPPNFNILAIDTDHKVLEFIEKSCNENSHKATKCSESSSAVDLLLKKEIDFHLIIMELHMPKMDGFGFLRFLNKEVIDVPFIMMSEDNSDLSQQKALTLGACNYWVKPFLQYTYLFERKRLCSPMMRHHVHFRRIRKNIDSLEDDEISETSYSSDGEAEANDDSPHKKE; this comes from the exons ATGACCGgaagttcttcttcttcaaatgAAATTCCTGAATTTCCACCAAATTTTAATATCCTTGCCATTGATACTGACCACAAAGTTCTTGAATTCATCGAGAAATCATGCAACGAGAATTCTCATAAAG CTACGAAATGTTCTGAATCTTCAAGTGCAGTCGATCTTTTgctgaaaaaagaaatagactTTCATTTGATTATCATGGAACTCCATATGCCAAAGATGGATGGCTTTGGATTTCTGCGTTTTCTCAATAAAGAAGTAATTGATGTTCCTTTCATAA TGATGTCTGAGGATAACAGTGACCTATCCCAACAGAAGGCTTTAACACTTGGAGCTTGCAATTATTGGGTTAAACCCTTCTTACAGTATACGTATTTGTTCGAGAGGAAGCGTTTGTGTTCACCTATGATGCGACATCATGTCCACTTCAGGCGCATAAGGAAAAATATTGATAGCTTGGAAGATGATGAAATAAGTGAGACAAGTTATAGTTCTGATGGAGAAGCCGAAGCCAACGATGATAGTCCCCATAAGAAAGAATAG
- the LOC106766634 gene encoding uncharacterized protein LOC106766634, translating to MASCNSGGVSGRRQRQVEGDCAVTGSGKSSGEPMSMTTQTNFSGIIHLVVIDAKKYRDEWKETGCTVLCDNWSDGRIGSLVVFSVACPKGTLFLKSVDVSGHEHDSTYLFELLESVVLEVGLENVVQVITDASAGYVCARRLLTARYSFLFWSPCVAYYIDKMLEDIGRQDWVSTVLEDAKTITQYIYGHAWILNIMKKFTGGKELIRPKITRFVTDFLSLRSIVMQEGNLKHMFSHSEWLSSMYSKRPDAQAIKSLLYSDKFWKHAHEAVSVSEPLVKLLRMVDGDMPAMGYIYEGMESAKVVIKAYYKGVESYSSKPGGVFMYFCSLRIPFMKALLTSI from the exons ATGGCTAGCTGTAATTCCGGTGGTGTTTCTGGTCGCCGGCAACGCCAAGTGGAAGGTGACTGTGCAGTGACCGGTTCTGGTAAGAGCAGTGGTGAGCCG ATGTCCATGACTACACAGACGAATTTTTCTGGCATTATTCACCTTGTCGTCATTGATGCTAAAAAATACAGGGATGAGTGGAAAGAAACAGGCTGCACAGTCTTATGTGATAACTGGTCTGATGGTAGGATCGGATCACTTGTTGTGTTTTCTGTTGCATGCCCAAAAGGAACGTTGTTCTTGAAGTCGGTTGATGTTTCAGGTCATGAACATGACAGTACTTACTTGTTTGAGCTTTTGGAGTCAGTTGTGCTGGAAGTTGGTTTAGAAAATGTTGTTCAGGTTATCACAGATGCCAGTGCTGGCTATGTTTGTGCTAGAAGGCTTCTCACAGCGAGgtatagttttttgttttggtctCCTTGTGTCGCTTATTATATAGATAAGATGTTAGAGGATATTGGTAGACAAGATTGGGTTAGCACAGTCCTGGAAGATGCAAAGACAATCACACAATACATTTATGGTCATGCCTGGATtctgaatataatgaaaaagttTACAGGTGGAAAGGAATTAATCAGACCAAAAATTACTAGATTTGTCACTGATTTCCTTTCCTTGAGATCTATAGTGATGCAGGAGGGTAATTTAAAGCACATGTTTTCTCATTCAGAATGGTTGTCTTCCATGTATAGCAAACGTCCAGATGCACAAGCCATTAAGTCATTGCTATATTCGGATAAATTTTGGAAGCATGCGCATGAAGCTGTGAGTGTTTCTGAGCCACTGGTTAAACTCCTAAGGATGGTTGATGGGGATATGCCTGCTATGGGTTATATATATGAAGGAATGGAGAGTGCAAAAGTTGTGATCAAGGCCTATTATAAGGGAGTCGAATCATATAGCTCAAAACCCGGTGGTGTATTCATGTATTTCTGTTCTTTGAGAATACCATTCATGAAAGCATTATTAACATCAATTTGA